A single window of Marinobacter sp. LA51 DNA harbors:
- the sbcB gene encoding exodeoxyribonuclease I: protein MIRSFYWHDYETFGVDPVHDRPSQFAGVRTDENLNIIEDPLVIYCKPADDYLPSPEACLITGITPQKALQDGYPEAEFIAQINEAFSQPGTCVVGYNSLRFDDEVTRHTLYRNLRDPYAREWQNGNSRWDIIDMVRLTYALRPEGINWPKKEDGSPSFRLEELTVANGIAHESAHDAMSDVEATIAVAKLIKEKQPKLFDFVLKNKDKHSARAMLDTGTMKPVFHISAKYPASRGCCAMVAPVAEHPTNKNLVIVYDLREDPSELINATPEQIRERVFTSQAELGEGVSRFPLKGVQLNKCPVLAPGTMLKSLTKERLGELELDGDTLRANLALLKQASDLPARIAQAFDQAHESDLTDPDEQLYAGGFIGKADREKLNWVLEQPVETLGEQDVQFADERLTELLFRYRARNYPGSLLGEEMERWEEFRSQRLMHPKKGWRSLEAFAHELQRLAADPDLTPERRHVLEDLHLYGESLMPYV, encoded by the coding sequence TTGATTCGCTCGTTCTACTGGCACGACTACGAAACCTTTGGCGTAGACCCGGTCCATGACCGCCCCTCGCAGTTTGCCGGCGTCAGAACGGATGAAAATCTCAACATCATTGAGGACCCGTTGGTCATTTACTGCAAGCCAGCGGACGACTACCTGCCTTCCCCGGAAGCCTGCCTGATTACCGGAATCACGCCACAAAAAGCCCTGCAGGATGGTTACCCCGAGGCCGAATTCATCGCTCAGATCAATGAAGCTTTCAGTCAGCCCGGCACCTGCGTGGTGGGGTACAACAGCCTGCGCTTTGATGATGAAGTCACCCGCCATACCCTGTACCGGAACCTCCGGGACCCTTACGCCCGCGAATGGCAGAACGGCAATTCCCGGTGGGACATCATCGACATGGTTCGGCTGACCTACGCCCTGCGCCCCGAGGGCATCAACTGGCCGAAAAAGGAAGATGGCAGCCCCAGCTTCCGGCTGGAAGAGCTGACCGTGGCCAACGGCATTGCCCATGAAAGCGCGCACGACGCCATGTCGGATGTTGAGGCAACCATCGCCGTCGCCAAGCTGATTAAAGAGAAACAGCCCAAACTGTTCGATTTTGTTCTGAAGAACAAGGACAAGCATTCTGCGCGGGCGATGCTGGATACCGGCACCATGAAACCGGTGTTTCACATCTCCGCCAAGTACCCGGCCTCTCGAGGTTGTTGCGCAATGGTGGCGCCGGTGGCAGAGCACCCGACCAACAAAAACCTGGTTATTGTGTATGACCTCCGTGAGGATCCCTCGGAGCTGATCAACGCCACGCCTGAGCAGATTCGTGAGCGGGTATTTACTTCCCAGGCGGAACTGGGCGAGGGCGTTAGCCGGTTCCCGCTCAAGGGTGTGCAGCTGAACAAGTGCCCGGTACTGGCGCCCGGCACCATGCTCAAGAGCCTGACCAAGGAACGCTTGGGCGAGCTAGAACTCGACGGTGATACGCTGCGGGCCAACCTTGCATTGCTGAAGCAGGCATCCGATTTGCCGGCGCGAATTGCGCAGGCGTTCGACCAGGCCCACGAAAGCGATCTGACCGACCCGGATGAACAACTCTACGCCGGTGGCTTTATCGGCAAGGCCGATCGGGAGAAGTTGAACTGGGTGCTGGAGCAACCGGTGGAAACTCTGGGCGAGCAGGACGTGCAGTTTGCTGATGAGCGGCTGACGGAATTGCTGTTTCGCTATCGGGCCCGGAATTACCCGGGTTCCTTGCTGGGGGAAGAAATGGAGCGTTGGGAAGAGTTCCGTTCCCAGCGACTGATGCATCCGAAGAAGGGCTGGCGGTCGCTTGAAGCCTTTGCTCATGAGCTTCAACGGCTGGCCGCCGATCCGGATCTTACCCCGGAGCGACGGCACGTGCTTGAGGACCTGCATTTATACGGCGAATCGTTGATGCCGTACGTGTGA
- a CDS encoding response regulator, with translation MTTRILVCDDSALARKQMARALPEGLGADIVFASNGKEALELLRGHQAELMFLDLNMPEMDGYEVLEHVLKEDLPVLTIVVSGDIQPEARERVRKLGAIDFIKKPTESALILSLLKDYGFYSPSELEDTALNDSALKSDSSSATGGDISVSLNDYLQEIANVAMGRSSDLLARLLKVFVKQPIPKVAFIANSELHMAISAAQHSDTYSAVCQGFTGAGIAGEALLLFADASFKEMAEMLHYEELDGEAVNVEVLMDMSSILFGAFLKGIGDQLDLKLGLGHPTVLGQHRQITELLEHHSARDERLLCIEISYALENREIQCDVLVLLTEDSIPFLEQRLEYLVD, from the coding sequence ATGACCACCCGCATCCTCGTCTGCGACGATTCCGCGCTCGCCAGAAAACAGATGGCCCGCGCGCTCCCTGAAGGCCTCGGTGCCGACATCGTATTCGCCAGCAACGGGAAAGAAGCTCTGGAGCTTTTGCGCGGCCATCAGGCTGAGCTGATGTTTCTCGACCTCAACATGCCTGAAATGGACGGGTATGAGGTTCTGGAACACGTTCTCAAAGAAGACCTCCCGGTACTGACTATCGTGGTTTCCGGCGACATCCAGCCGGAAGCCCGGGAACGGGTGCGCAAGTTGGGTGCCATCGATTTCATCAAGAAGCCGACGGAATCCGCCCTGATTCTGAGCTTGCTCAAAGACTACGGCTTTTACAGCCCCAGTGAACTCGAAGACACCGCCCTCAACGACAGCGCTCTGAAATCGGACTCATCCAGTGCCACCGGCGGCGACATTTCGGTGTCGCTCAACGATTACCTGCAAGAAATTGCCAACGTCGCGATGGGCCGCTCCTCGGATCTGCTGGCTCGCCTGCTCAAAGTCTTCGTCAAGCAACCTATCCCCAAAGTGGCCTTTATCGCCAATTCTGAGCTGCACATGGCGATATCGGCGGCCCAACACAGCGATACCTATTCCGCCGTCTGCCAAGGCTTCACCGGTGCCGGCATTGCTGGCGAAGCACTGCTGCTGTTTGCCGATGCCAGCTTCAAGGAAATGGCCGAGATGCTTCATTACGAAGAGCTCGACGGCGAAGCGGTGAATGTCGAAGTATTGATGGACATGTCCAGTATCCTGTTTGGTGCCTTCCTTAAGGGCATTGGTGATCAACTAGACCTGAAACTCGGGCTGGGGCACCCAACGGTTCTGGGCCAACACCGGCAAATCACTGAACTCCTCGAACATCACAGCGCTCGTGACGAACGCCTACTGTGCATTGAAATCAGCTATGCCCTGGAGAATCGCGAGATACAGTGCGATGTGCTGGTACTGCTTACCGAGGATTCCATACCCTTCCTCGAACAACGCCTTGAATACCTGGTGGACTGA
- a CDS encoding GGDEF domain-containing protein produces MAFNEVEANSFHWLVDMLESVEVGLVVLDLDFRVQAWNGFMENHSGITASKIRDKVIFDAFPDIPKAWLARKVDAVALLNTRAFTSWEQRPYLFKFRNTRPITGTEEFMFQNLTISPLSGTTGQVEKVCLMVYDVTDIASSKRALERANEQLAKLSMTDRLTGLLNRGTWENLVDAEYERFRRYGQATSLVMFDIDHFKKVNDSYGHLAGDEVIKHTAAVTKGNLRQSDTSGRYGGEEFGIILPETDAEGARIICERIRESIAQSVVETSVAPIQYTISMGIAQLTEAPENYMQWMQLADEALYAAKEGGRNRVMLSGK; encoded by the coding sequence ATGGCCTTTAATGAAGTAGAAGCCAACTCGTTTCACTGGCTGGTGGATATGCTCGAGTCCGTTGAAGTCGGGCTTGTGGTTCTGGACCTCGATTTCCGGGTGCAGGCCTGGAACGGGTTCATGGAGAATCACAGCGGCATCACCGCCAGCAAAATTCGCGACAAGGTCATCTTCGATGCCTTCCCGGACATCCCGAAGGCCTGGCTGGCGCGGAAAGTGGATGCCGTTGCGCTACTGAACACCCGGGCATTTACCTCCTGGGAACAGCGCCCCTACCTGTTCAAGTTCCGCAATACCCGCCCAATTACCGGCACCGAAGAGTTCATGTTCCAGAACCTCACCATCAGCCCCCTCTCCGGCACGACCGGACAGGTCGAGAAGGTCTGCCTGATGGTGTACGACGTCACCGACATCGCCAGTAGCAAGCGGGCCTTAGAGCGAGCCAACGAACAGCTGGCTAAACTCAGCATGACCGACCGCCTCACCGGCCTGCTTAACCGCGGTACCTGGGAAAACCTGGTAGATGCAGAGTACGAACGCTTTCGCCGCTATGGACAGGCTACCTCCCTGGTGATGTTCGACATTGATCACTTCAAAAAGGTGAACGACAGCTATGGCCACCTGGCGGGCGATGAGGTCATCAAACACACAGCAGCGGTCACCAAAGGCAACTTACGGCAATCGGACACCTCGGGCCGCTACGGCGGCGAAGAATTCGGCATAATCCTGCCAGAGACCGACGCCGAAGGTGCACGCATTATTTGTGAGAGGATTCGGGAAAGTATCGCTCAGAGTGTGGTTGAAACCAGCGTAGCGCCGATTCAATACACCATCAGCATGGGCATTGCTCAATTAACCGAAGCGCCTGAGAATTATATGCAATGGATGCAATTAGCCGATGAAGCGCTCTATGCAGCGAAGGAAGGCGGGAGAAATCGAGTGATGCTATCCGGTAAGTGA
- a CDS encoding histone-like nucleoid-structuring protein, MvaT/MvaU family — protein sequence MAKINDYYQKKQLMEKLAAELEKLEEDQALKGELEFENKVRDLMKEYDKSPKDVLQILSAIDPSVGGAKGEAAAGGRAKRPMKTYKNPHTGEVVKTRGGNHKTLNEWRKKYGKEAVQGWQEN from the coding sequence ATGGCAAAGATCAACGACTACTACCAGAAAAAGCAGCTTATGGAAAAGCTTGCCGCAGAGCTGGAAAAGCTTGAAGAAGATCAGGCTCTGAAAGGTGAACTGGAGTTCGAAAACAAGGTTCGCGACTTGATGAAGGAATATGACAAGTCACCGAAAGATGTCCTGCAGATCTTGTCTGCCATTGATCCGTCTGTTGGCGGTGCAAAGGGTGAGGCGGCTGCCGGTGGTCGTGCCAAGCGCCCCATGAAGACTTATAAGAACCCGCATACTGGTGAAGTGGTTAAGACCCGTGGTGGTAACCACAAGACGCTTAATGAGTGGCGTAAAAAGTACGGTAAAGAAGCGGTTCAGGGCTGGCAGGAAAACTAA
- the tviB gene encoding Vi polysaccharide biosynthesis UDP-N-acetylglucosamine C-6 dehydrogenase TviB, with translation MKRIAVIGLGYVGLPLAAAFGERRDVKGFDIDVERIAQLKDGIDFTREVSQEELLASPGLSFTSSLEEIEDCQIYIVTVPTPINDSKAPDLTPLLSASETVGRVLRQGDIVIYESTVFPGATEEVCVPVLERVSGLIFNKDFFAGYSPERINPGDKEHRVKTIKKVTSGSTPEIAEEIDQLYSEIIVAGTHKASSIKVAEAAKVIENTQRDLNIALINELSMIFARLKIDTHEVLAAAGTKWNFLPFKPGLVGGHCIGVDPYYLTYKAQSIGYHPEIILAGRRVNDNMGPYVAAELVKAMIKTNHTVATSRVLIMGFAFKENCPDLRNTHVIDVVRELQEFGCSVDITDCWADSEEAEHEYAVSLIESPKQGGYDALLLAVPHREYALKPSDELRSYLKEDGVLFDLKGVLPLGEADLRL, from the coding sequence ATGAAAAGGATTGCGGTGATTGGGCTTGGCTATGTCGGCTTGCCATTGGCAGCGGCTTTTGGCGAGCGACGAGACGTCAAGGGTTTTGATATAGATGTTGAGCGCATTGCTCAGCTAAAAGATGGCATAGATTTTACGCGAGAAGTATCACAGGAGGAGCTGCTAGCGTCGCCGGGACTCTCTTTTACCAGCTCGCTGGAAGAAATCGAAGATTGTCAGATTTACATCGTCACTGTGCCCACGCCCATAAACGACTCGAAAGCTCCTGATCTAACTCCTCTGCTATCAGCCAGCGAAACGGTTGGCCGTGTATTGAGGCAGGGCGACATCGTTATCTACGAATCTACCGTGTTTCCTGGCGCTACTGAAGAAGTTTGCGTCCCGGTCTTGGAGCGAGTTTCGGGGCTTATTTTTAACAAAGATTTTTTTGCGGGTTATAGTCCAGAGCGTATAAATCCCGGCGATAAAGAGCATCGAGTCAAAACAATAAAAAAGGTAACCTCAGGGTCTACTCCCGAAATTGCTGAAGAGATTGATCAGTTGTACTCCGAAATTATTGTAGCGGGTACTCACAAGGCCAGCTCTATAAAGGTTGCTGAAGCAGCGAAGGTCATCGAAAACACCCAGCGCGATTTAAATATTGCGTTGATTAATGAGCTATCAATGATTTTTGCGCGATTGAAAATTGATACTCATGAAGTTTTGGCCGCAGCTGGAACGAAATGGAACTTTTTGCCTTTTAAGCCCGGCTTGGTGGGCGGTCATTGTATTGGTGTAGATCCGTATTACCTCACCTACAAAGCTCAGTCCATTGGCTATCACCCGGAGATCATCCTTGCGGGCCGTCGAGTTAACGACAATATGGGCCCCTATGTCGCGGCTGAGTTGGTGAAGGCTATGATTAAGACCAATCACACGGTGGCTACTTCACGTGTATTGATAATGGGCTTTGCATTTAAGGAAAACTGTCCAGATCTTCGCAATACTCATGTTATTGATGTCGTGAGAGAGCTACAGGAGTTCGGTTGTTCAGTAGACATCACAGATTGCTGGGCTGATTCGGAAGAGGCTGAGCATGAGTATGCTGTATCACTTATTGAATCACCTAAGCAGGGTGGTTATGACGCTCTGTTATTGGCGGTTCCACATCGCGAATACGCTCTGAAGCCCTCAGATGAGCTGCGTTCTTATTTGAAGGAAGATGGAGTGTTGTTTGATTTGAAGGGTGTATTACCACTCGGCGAAGCTGATTTGCGATTGTAG
- a CDS encoding polysaccharide biosynthesis protein, producing MINTFLNLPRVQKRLISVASDSVVLFFAIWAAFALRLEQQLWVPDRGHVIVAAITVVFTISVFIRLGLYRAVIRFLGDKAFLTIIYGVFASALALIISGYLLQVPIPRSVPIIYGSLAFVFVSGTRLGVRMLVNHPHQRNKEAVAIIGAGETGMALASALRQGPEYKPVVFVTFDRANHKSMIDGLPVVRIDLIAKNMAKYRVQRILLALDPDSKVDRKKLLKQLEPLSIPVQTVPSVSELVAGQARINDIRDLEIEDLLGRDPVRPDTAIVAKSLFEKSVMVTGAGGSIGSELCRQIIRHKPKTLVLFEQSEFSLYAIERELQAINRVEGLGVELHPLLGSVVHRRRCEVIMRTFGVQTVYHAAAYKHVPLVEHNVIEGVQNNVFGTAHAAEAAIAAGVERFVLISTDKAVRPTNVMGASKRMAELVLQGLADRQDKTVFSMVRFGNVLGSSGSVVPLFRDQIRDGGPVTVTHPDIIRYFMTIPEASQLVLQAGSMGVGGEVFVLDMGEPVKIADLARKMIHLMGLAEKTKDEPSGDIEVVFSGLRPGEKLYEELLIGDNPQGTSHPRIMMAREVSMSPEDLDVALQELLNASQEFNCSRVVEILTDAPTGFTPSEKVADLVWQNHAQRPNGAISESDKIRRFPV from the coding sequence ATGATCAACACCTTTCTGAATTTACCCAGGGTGCAAAAACGGTTGATCTCCGTGGCATCTGATTCGGTTGTTCTGTTTTTTGCGATATGGGCCGCGTTCGCGCTTCGACTAGAGCAACAGTTGTGGGTACCGGACCGAGGCCATGTCATCGTAGCTGCCATTACTGTGGTATTTACGATTAGCGTGTTCATTCGGTTAGGGCTTTACCGTGCGGTTATTCGGTTTCTAGGCGATAAGGCATTTCTCACTATCATTTACGGGGTGTTTGCTTCGGCCTTAGCTTTAATTATCTCCGGTTATTTGCTCCAGGTGCCTATCCCTCGCTCTGTGCCGATCATATACGGATCCTTGGCATTTGTGTTCGTCAGTGGCACTCGCCTCGGTGTGCGCATGCTGGTAAATCACCCTCATCAGCGTAACAAAGAGGCGGTAGCGATTATTGGCGCTGGCGAAACAGGTATGGCTCTTGCGTCTGCCTTGCGCCAGGGTCCCGAATACAAACCTGTTGTATTCGTTACCTTCGATCGTGCAAATCATAAATCGATGATTGACGGCTTACCGGTGGTCAGAATTGATCTGATCGCCAAAAACATGGCGAAGTACCGTGTTCAGCGCATCCTTCTAGCCTTGGATCCTGATTCTAAAGTAGATCGAAAAAAGCTTCTTAAACAACTAGAACCGCTTTCAATTCCCGTACAAACAGTGCCATCGGTATCAGAGTTGGTCGCAGGTCAGGCCCGAATCAACGATATCCGTGATCTCGAAATTGAAGATCTGCTAGGCAGAGATCCGGTTCGTCCGGATACCGCAATCGTTGCAAAAAGCCTGTTTGAGAAATCTGTGATGGTGACTGGGGCAGGGGGCTCTATTGGCTCCGAACTGTGTCGTCAAATCATCCGGCACAAACCGAAAACCCTGGTGCTTTTTGAACAATCCGAATTTTCACTTTATGCCATTGAACGTGAATTGCAGGCTATAAATCGGGTTGAAGGTTTAGGTGTGGAGTTGCATCCGTTGCTAGGTAGCGTTGTGCACCGGCGCCGCTGTGAAGTAATTATGCGGACCTTTGGTGTTCAAACGGTCTATCACGCAGCGGCCTATAAGCATGTTCCGTTAGTAGAGCACAATGTGATTGAAGGGGTTCAGAACAATGTCTTCGGCACTGCTCATGCTGCGGAAGCGGCGATTGCGGCCGGTGTTGAGCGCTTTGTTCTGATTTCTACTGACAAGGCGGTGCGGCCAACCAATGTAATGGGGGCCAGCAAGCGAATGGCAGAGCTGGTGCTTCAGGGCCTTGCGGATCGGCAGGACAAAACTGTGTTCTCGATGGTTCGATTTGGCAACGTGCTTGGCTCCTCTGGTTCAGTTGTGCCGTTGTTTCGAGACCAGATTCGTGATGGTGGACCGGTTACGGTTACCCATCCGGATATCATCCGATATTTCATGACGATCCCGGAGGCGAGTCAGCTGGTTTTGCAGGCGGGCAGCATGGGTGTTGGTGGAGAGGTCTTCGTATTGGATATGGGGGAGCCGGTCAAAATTGCTGACCTGGCCCGCAAGATGATTCACCTGATGGGCTTGGCTGAAAAGACCAAAGATGAGCCTAGTGGGGACATTGAAGTCGTTTTCAGTGGCCTGCGGCCAGGTGAAAAACTCTATGAAGAGCTGTTGATTGGCGACAATCCCCAAGGTACCTCGCACCCGAGGATTATGATGGCTCGGGAGGTCTCGATGTCACCTGAGGATCTGGATGTCGCGCTTCAAGAGTTGCTTAACGCTAGTCAGGAGTTCAATTGCAGTAGAGTCGTTGAAATCCTCACCGATGCTCCTACTGGATTCACACCTAGCGAGAAGGTTGCGGATCTGGTTTGGCAGAATCATGCGCAGAGGCCAAATGGCGCTATTTCAGAATCGGATAAAATTCGCCGTTTTCCTGTTTGA
- a CDS encoding sugar transferase, with the protein MIRFLDVVFSLIGLIFGFPVLVMLYVLGLFDTGAPIFRQERVGRGKQPFTLVKFRTMKVDTASVASHLAPTASITRFGRFLRRTKLDELPQLWNVLKGEMSLVGPRPCLFNQEELISERESRGVLKARPGITGLAQVNEIDMSTPRLLAETDAKMLAELNAIAYFRYILLTVRGKGAGDRVKDAQ; encoded by the coding sequence GTGATTCGTTTTCTAGATGTTGTTTTTTCATTGATTGGTCTGATCTTTGGTTTTCCCGTGTTGGTGATGCTTTATGTACTAGGTCTGTTTGATACCGGCGCCCCGATATTTCGCCAGGAGCGGGTAGGTCGGGGCAAACAGCCGTTCACATTGGTGAAGTTTCGTACCATGAAAGTGGATACCGCCTCCGTCGCAAGCCATTTGGCGCCTACGGCATCCATTACCCGCTTTGGTCGCTTCCTGCGGCGTACCAAGCTAGACGAGTTACCCCAGTTGTGGAACGTGCTGAAAGGGGAGATGAGCTTGGTGGGCCCAAGGCCGTGCTTGTTTAATCAGGAAGAACTGATATCTGAGCGGGAAAGCAGGGGAGTGTTAAAGGCACGGCCGGGAATAACCGGGCTGGCGCAGGTAAATGAGATTGACATGTCGACACCACGATTGCTCGCCGAAACCGACGCCAAAATGCTGGCGGAGCTCAACGCTATCGCTTATTTTCGCTATATTTTGTTGACTGTTAGGGGCAAGGGAGCCGGGGACAGGGTGAAGGACGCACAATGA
- a CDS encoding UDP-glucose 4-epimerase family protein, which produces MPERVLVTGASGFVGGHLMTRLAAEPSVAVRGAVRKKLQGDDSRRIAVGEINGDTDWSEALKGQHAIVHTAARAHIMDDEAADPLTEFRSVNVAGTLNLARQAAAAGVERFVFISSIKVNGEHTTSGQCFTADDVPAPEDPYGISKREAEEGLQHIAEETGLEVVIIRPPLVYGQGVKGNFANMTKLIVKGIPLPLGAIHNNRSLVALDNLMDLIINCIDNPAAANQVFLVSDGEDLSTSELLRCVGKAMGQPARLLPVPAELLQFGAMVLGKKAMAQRLLGSLQVDISKTRELLGWEPPVSVDEGLRRCFKINQDG; this is translated from the coding sequence ATGCCTGAGAGAGTTCTGGTCACGGGCGCATCCGGTTTTGTCGGCGGCCACCTGATGACGAGGTTGGCTGCTGAGCCGTCCGTAGCTGTTCGAGGTGCCGTGCGGAAAAAGTTGCAGGGTGATGACTCCCGGCGTATCGCTGTGGGTGAGATAAATGGCGATACGGATTGGTCCGAAGCATTGAAGGGGCAGCATGCCATTGTTCACACCGCCGCCCGCGCCCACATTATGGATGACGAGGCCGCTGATCCGCTTACCGAGTTTCGAAGCGTGAACGTGGCGGGAACCCTCAATCTCGCCCGCCAAGCCGCTGCGGCTGGTGTCGAGCGATTTGTCTTTATCAGCTCAATAAAAGTGAATGGTGAGCATACGACGTCAGGCCAGTGTTTCACGGCTGATGATGTTCCTGCCCCTGAAGACCCTTATGGAATCTCGAAAAGAGAAGCAGAGGAGGGGTTACAGCATATTGCAGAAGAAACAGGTCTAGAAGTGGTGATCATTCGCCCGCCGTTGGTCTACGGCCAGGGTGTGAAAGGAAACTTCGCCAACATGACCAAGCTTATTGTTAAAGGCATTCCGCTACCCTTGGGCGCTATCCACAACAATCGCTCTCTGGTCGCCTTGGATAATTTGATGGATCTTATTATCAACTGCATTGATAATCCTGCCGCCGCAAATCAGGTGTTCCTGGTCAGTGATGGGGAGGACCTTTCCACGTCGGAGCTATTGCGTTGCGTGGGCAAAGCCATGGGCCAACCAGCTAGGCTGTTGCCGGTACCTGCCGAACTGTTGCAGTTCGGTGCTATGGTTTTGGGTAAGAAAGCCATGGCGCAAAGGTTACTGGGGTCTTTGCAGGTGGATATATCCAAAACCCGTGAGTTGCTGGGGTGGGAACCGCCAGTATCGGTGGATGAGGGGCTGAGACGCTGTTTCAAGATTAATCAGGATGGGTAA
- a CDS encoding glycosyltransferase family 4 protein, which yields MARSKLKAKKVLFVVNAPEFFLSHRLPIALAACDAGYEVHVATAEGVAAREIRSLGLEHHTVAIARSGQNPLAEFGSILSLYRLLRGLKPDLVHLITIKPVLYGGLAARLAGGSGVVAAVSGLGTVFVAQSLAARIRRVLVSWLYRLAFSQKRLAVIFQNPDDRDGLLAIGALKKEQVRMIRGSGVNLANYSFVPEPKGIPVVVMAARLLRDKGVYEFVEAAQLLKARGVEVVMRLIGAPDPGNPTSVAQVELDRWAAEGVVELPGYRSDIARQYAAASVVCLPSYREGLPKGLVEAAACGRPVVTTDVPGCRDAIEPGVTGVLVPVRNAVALADRVQALIEAPEERMLMGKAGRELAERAFSIDRIVNQHLAIYKELLEDA from the coding sequence ATGGCTAGAAGTAAATTGAAAGCTAAGAAAGTTCTCTTTGTTGTTAATGCGCCCGAATTCTTTTTGTCACACCGGTTGCCGATCGCCCTTGCCGCCTGTGATGCAGGATATGAAGTGCATGTTGCAACGGCCGAAGGAGTAGCCGCTCGCGAAATCCGAAGCTTGGGTCTGGAGCACCACACCGTTGCCATTGCCAGAAGTGGCCAAAATCCGCTTGCGGAGTTTGGCTCCATTCTTAGTTTGTATCGGCTATTACGAGGGTTAAAGCCGGATCTGGTGCATTTGATTACCATAAAGCCGGTGCTTTATGGCGGCTTAGCTGCGCGGCTCGCGGGAGGTTCAGGTGTAGTCGCTGCAGTTTCTGGCTTGGGGACCGTTTTTGTGGCGCAATCGCTGGCCGCAAGAATTCGAAGGGTTCTAGTGTCTTGGCTTTACCGGTTGGCGTTTAGCCAAAAGCGTCTTGCTGTTATTTTCCAGAACCCGGATGACCGCGATGGGTTGTTGGCGATTGGCGCGCTAAAAAAAGAACAGGTGCGAATGATTCGTGGTTCGGGTGTGAATCTCGCCAATTATTCGTTTGTGCCGGAGCCGAAAGGTATACCGGTTGTTGTAATGGCCGCCCGATTGTTACGGGATAAGGGCGTCTATGAGTTTGTTGAAGCCGCCCAGCTATTGAAGGCGCGTGGTGTTGAGGTGGTGATGCGCCTCATTGGAGCACCGGATCCAGGCAACCCTACCAGCGTCGCGCAGGTGGAGCTGGATAGGTGGGCTGCCGAAGGTGTTGTTGAGTTGCCCGGCTATCGCTCTGACATAGCAAGGCAGTATGCTGCAGCCAGTGTTGTGTGCTTACCGTCCTATCGGGAAGGGTTGCCAAAAGGCTTGGTTGAGGCGGCAGCCTGCGGGCGGCCGGTAGTAACAACGGATGTGCCCGGTTGCCGAGATGCGATAGAGCCGGGTGTGACTGGCGTTCTGGTGCCGGTGAGAAATGCGGTGGCATTGGCCGATCGCGTACAAGCTCTTATTGAGGCGCCGGAAGAGCGGATGCTCATGGGCAAGGCAGGCCGAGAATTGGCTGAGCGCGCCTTTTCTATAGATCGAATCGTGAATCAGCACTTGGCGATATATAAGGAGTTATTGGAGGATGCCTGA